In Uranotaenia lowii strain MFRU-FL unplaced genomic scaffold, ASM2978415v1 HiC_scaffold_148, whole genome shotgun sequence, a single genomic region encodes these proteins:
- the LOC129759391 gene encoding ovochymase-1-like codes for MLLRKRLDVLVLLALAAFYVQQLPKVEGNQIQARSCGIPQKPFEELIIRGRNARRGEWPWHAALYHKKKKYVCGGTLISESYVVTAAHCLYDDTSQQFVGWSGILVRLGVYQLERALSDTAVQTRSVDRIFQGPEFNINLLINDITLLHLKEPVRFTNYVYPACVNRRGLVGANGTTIGWGRTEESELATTLKMATMSVIDDIDCLGSDRAHFGPMLNQGMLCAGQRNGTTVCNGDSGGGLFFNRNGVWFLGGIISFKKPRPSDNICATDGYAGFTNVAKYLSWMTNKTYIDFATDDYITLSSKSKNKRPLVFNYRSKADEKCAEYQQKKRETTSVEMSVVEIYDGEHRTCLGNIISPRFLLSTDRCIHRRIEEARLSARFPTENLIVPRVDPIFPPNYPSLGFAKSPVMLIDLRKDYDQLLPSISCLWTDTNEITLESLAGLRFPTKKDNRIRTKLTLTESDDETQMVTSSQFPCDYNSIVLGVRLEAKKLGESFYRMVGPLVNCENSRYARLDPFLDWITLVVWPEINQLEYVAQYIQNNKEPLEEAFERLKGPGKELTTYFENSKKDVDILGDALRYYGQNPGSVHRGLTELSNVINQNKEAIIDFLQNVFGRNR; via the exons ATGCTGTTGAGAAAACGACTTGATGTGCTGGTGCTTCTAGCGTTGGCGGCGTTCTACGTCCAACAGCTGCCAAAAGTTGAAGGTAATCAGATACAGGCCCGAAGCTGTGGAATTCCGCAGAAACCGTTCGAGGAGTTGATCATTCGAGGACGGAATGCCCGTCGAGGGGAGTGGCCTTGGCATGCCGCATTGTACCACAAAAAGAAGAAGTACGTCTGCGGAGGAACCTTGATCAGCGAATCTTACGTGGTAACGGCGGCCCATTGCCTGTACGATGATACCAGTCAACAGTTTGTTGGTTGGTCAGGAATCTTGGTACGTTTAGGGGTCTACCAGCTGGAACGGGCACTTTCTGACACTGCAGTTCAAACACGGTCTGTGGATAGAATCTTCCAGGGTCCTGAATTCAATATCAATTTGCTGATAAATGATATCACGCTGTTGCATCTAAAGGAACCCGTCAGGTTCACCAATTACGTGTACCCGGCCTGTGTCAACCGTCGAGGATTGGTCGGGGCGAACGGAACCACAATCGGTTGGGGTAGAACCGAGGAAAGTGAGCTGGCCACGACACTGAAAATGGCCACAATGTCAGTGATAGATGATATAGATTGCTTGGGAAGCGATCGAGCTCACTTCGGACCAATGCTGAACCAGGGAATGCTGTGTGCCGGGCAAAGAAACGGAACCACAGTTTGCAACGGGGACAGTGGTGGAGGGTTGTTCTTCAACCGCAATGGTGTTTGGTTTTTGGGTGGGATCATTTCGTTTAAAAAGCCAAGACCGAGCGACAACATTTGTGCGACCGATGGCTACGCAGGTTTCACCAATGTGGCCAAATATTTGTCCTGGATGACCAATAAGACGTACATTGATTTCGCGACCGATGACTACATTACCCTGTCATCGAAATCGAAGAATAAACGGCCACTGGTCTTCAACTACCGGAGCAAGGCAGATGAAA AGTGCGCCGAATATCAGCAAAAAAAGCGGGAAACCACGAGTGTGGAGATGAGCGTGGTCGAAATATATGACGGTGAACATAGGACGTGTCTGGGTAACATTATCAGTCCCCGTTTTCTGCTCAGCACCGACAGGTGCATACATCGCAGAATTGAAGAAG CCCGGTTGAGTGCCAGATTTCCAACGGAAAACCTCATTGTACCAAGAGTAGACCCGATTTTTCCACCCAACTATCCCTCGCTAGGATTTGCCAAAAGCCCTGTAATGCTGATCGATTTGCGGAAAGACTATGATCA ACTACTTCCGTCAATCTCCTGCCTCTGGACGGATACTAACGAAATCACCTTGGAAAGTTTGGCTGGTTTACGATTCCCGACTAAGAAGGACAACAGAATACGGACAAAATTAACGTTAACCGAATCGGATGACGAAACGCAGATGGTGACCTCCAGCCAGTTTCCGTGCGATTACAACAGCATCGTTCTGGGGGTTCGATTGGAGGCGAAAAAACTGGGCGAATCGTTCTACCGAATGGTCGGCCCCTTGGTTAACTGCGAAAATTCTCGCTATGCTCGGCTGGATCCGTTTCTGGACTGGATCACATTGGTAGTGTGGCCCGAAATAAACCAGCTGGAATATGTTGCGCAATACATTCAGAACAACAAGGAACCACTGGAGGAAGCATTTGAAAGGTTGAAGGGCCCAGGGAAGGAGCTTACGACTTACTTTGAAAACAGCAAGAAAGACGTCGATATACTTGGTGATGCACTGCGCTATTATGGACAGAATCCGGGAAGCGTCCATAGAGGGCTTACGGAACTCTCTAATGTTATAAATCAGAACAAAGAAGCCATAATTGACTTTTTACAGAATGTGTTTGGAAGAAATAGATGA